A stretch of the Uranotaenia lowii strain MFRU-FL chromosome 3, ASM2978415v1, whole genome shotgun sequence genome encodes the following:
- the LOC129752537 gene encoding putative gustatory receptor 59f, with translation MAGDKSGDRKILDRALRPALTIAQCFGAAPFPIKALDPDANNKQWREIFYQVLQFCLGILLIIGGMVGFYWKRKWRFEKMNIPFFTFVLYNCEMILGLVGSAIVVLACAWKRKKCEEIINLLLRTIEAFRKINEEKDLHWLRYQMKKMVLFLMVYWCAVLVLGGIYDQSIVKLMLTTLIYYVPHTIHTLSLLQYAFVILFAYEKCKTINGVIFSLRYTLKSDLPSHSDTLELLRKEHMLLHRLVFKINQEYGLLNIITMVLVLIGTSITCLEVYQHTNVQTFTIDALNYLIYSVVWVLMYICKMLLILYPNHLMENEREYTGLLIQAIPLSDHEQFKIEVTIFTRQIMHQKGPYMACGIVALDLKLLASILGALTTYLVILIQFDKSDAPKPE, from the exons ATGGCCGGTGATAAATCTGGTGATCGCAAAATCTTGGATCGTGCGCTGCGTCCAGCGTTGACCATAGCCCAGTGTTTCGGTGCAGCTCCCTTCCCAATAAAGGCACTTGATCCGGACGCGAATAACAAACAGTGGCGGGAGATTTTCTACCAAGTACTACAGTTTTGTTTAGGTATCCTGTTGATCATCGGGGGTATGGTTGGATTTTACTGGAAGCGTAAATGGCGATTTGAAAAGATGAATATTCCGTTTTTCACCTTCGTTCTGTACAACTGCGAGATGATTCTAGGATTGGTTGGAAGTGCAATCGTCGTCCTTGCCTGTGCATGGAAGCGAAAGAAATGTGAAGAAATTATTAATCTGCTACTGAGAACTATTGAGGCGTTCCGAAAAATTAACGAAGAGAAGGATTTACACTGGTTGCGATATCAGATGAAAAAAATGGTTCTTTTCTTGATGGTTTATTGGTGTGCTGTCCTGGTGTTGGGTGGAATCTATGACCAAAGTATAGTCAAATTAATGTTAACGACTTTGATCTACTACGTTCCACACACTATTCACACGCTAAGCTTACTGCAATATGCATTCGTCATTTTATTCGCTTATGAAAAGTGCAAAACTATCAACGGTGTAATATTTTCGTTACGTTACACCTTGAAGTCCGATCTTCCCAGTCATTCCGACACATTGGAACTTCTGAGAAAAGAACACATGTTGTTGCACCGCTTAGTTTTCAAGATCAATCAAGAATATGGATTGTTAAACATAATTACAATGGTTCTCGTGCTAATCGGTACCAGTATCACTTGTTTAGAAGTGTACCAACATACCAATGTTCAAACTTTTACGATTGACGCCCTGAACTATCTTATCTATTCAGTTGTCTGGGTTTTGATGTATATTTGTAAGATGCTGCTCATATTGTATCCCAATCATTTGATGGAAAACGAG AGAGAATATACCGGTTTACTTATTCAAGCTATTCCTCTATCAGATCACGAACAATTTAAAATAGAG GTGACGATTTTCACACGGCAAATCATGCATCAGAAGGGACCCTACATGGCCTGTGGAATTGTAGCACTTGATCTCAAACTGCTAGCAAGT ATACTTGGAGCTCTGACAACGTATTTGGTTATTTTGATACAGTTTGATAAATCTGATGCTCCGAAACCGGAATAA
- the LOC129756230 gene encoding chymotrypsin-2-like, whose product MKVFLVFCSFLIASALGSFLQYDDKYINRVVGGQEAKPGSAPYQVSLQGLFGHSCGGAIIGDQWVLTAAHCVQGSVSGMQVLVGTNSLKEGGRKYKPSKFIVHSRYNKPQFHNDIALIKLTDKIQFSDDIKVIGYSEKVVPVNSTLVLTGWGRTSTNGPIPTKLQTIELNYVPYEECRKLHGDSEDVDIGHICTLNKVGEGACNGDSGGPLTYNGKLVGVVNFGVPCARGYPDAYARVSYYHDWIRTNIKNNS is encoded by the exons ATGAAAGTGTTTCTTGTTTTCTGTAGTTTTTTGATCGCTTCTG CACTAGGAAGTTTTCTTCAATACGATGATAAATACATCAATCGAGTAGTGGGAGGTCAGGAGGCGAAACCAGGCTCTGCTCCGTACCAAGTATCGCTGCAAGGACTTTTCGGTCATTCATGTGGAGGCGCAATCATCGGGGATCAGTGGGTTCTAACGGCTGCTCATTGCGTTCAAGGATCGGTTTCTGGAATGCAAGTCCTGGTCGGAACAAATAGTTTGAAGGAAGGTGGCCGCAAGTACAAGCCCTCCAAATTTATTGTGCATAGCCGTTACAACAAGCCGCAATTCCACAACGACATCGCTCTTATAAAGTTGACCGATAAAATTCAGTTCTCGGACGATATCAAGGTGATCGGTTATTCCGAAAAGGTAGTTCCCGTGAATTCAACCCTCGTTCTTACTGGATGGGGAAGAACTTCTACTAATGGACCGATTCCGACCAAACTGCAAACCATCGAACTGAATTACGTTCCCTATGAAGAGTGTCGAAAGTTGCATGGGGACAGTGAGGATGTCGATATCGGGCACATTTGCACGCTCAATAAGGTTGGAGAAGGTGCTTGCAAT GGTGATTCCGGTGGTCCGCTGACTTACAATGGTAAATTGGTAGGAGTCGTGAACTTTGGTGTACCGTGTGCGAGAGGATATCCGGATGCCTATGCTCGAGTTTCTTACTATCATGATTGGATCCGaactaacataaaaaataattcttag
- the LOC129756232 gene encoding chymotrypsin-2-like — protein MKVFLVFCSFLIASALGSFLQYDDKYINRVVGGQEAKPGSAPYQVSLQGLFGHSCGGAIIGDQWVLTAAHCVQGSVSGMQVLVGTNSLKEGGRKYKPSKFIVHSRYNKPQFHNDIALIKLTDKIQFSDDIKVIGYSEKVVPVNSTLVLTGWGRTSTNGPIPTKLQTIELNYVPYEECRKLHGDSEDVDIGHICTLNKVGEGACNGDSGGPLTYNGKLVGVVNFGVPCARGYPDAYARVSYYHDWIRTNIKNNS, from the exons ATGAAAGTGTTTCTAGTTTTCTGTAGCTTTTTGATCGCTTCTG CACTAGGAAGTTTTCTTCAATACGATGATAAATACATCAATCGAGTAGTGGGAGGTCAGGAGGCGAAACCAGGCTCTGCTCCGTACCAAGTATCGCTGCAAGGACTTTTCGGTCATTCATGTGGAGGCGCAATCATCGGGGATCAGTGGGTTCTAACGGCTGCTCATTGCGTTCAAGGATCGGTTTCTGGAATGCAAGTCCTGGTCGGAACAAATAGTTTGAAGGAAGGTGGCCGCAAGTACAAGCCCTCCAAATTTATTGTGCATAGCCGTTACAACAAGCCGCAATTCCACAACGACATCGCTCTTATAAAGTTGACCGATAAAATTCAGTTCTCGGACGATATCAAGGTGATCGGTTATTCCGAAAAGGTAGTTCCCGTGAATTCAACCCTCGTTCTTACTGGATGGGGAAGAACTTCTACTAATGGACCGATTCCGACCAAACTGCAAACCATCGAACTGAATTACGTTCCCTATGAAGAGTGTCGAAAGTTGCATGGGGACAGTGAGGATGTCGATATCGGGCACATTTGCACGCTCAATAAGGTTGGAGAAGGTGCTTGCAAT GGTGATTCCGGTGGTCCGCTGACTTACAATGGTAAATTGGTAGGAGTCGTGAACTTTGGTGTACCGTGTGCGAGAGGATATCCGGATGCCTATGCTCGAGTTTCTTACTATCATGATTGGATCCGAACTAACATCAAAAATAattcctga
- the LOC129752538 gene encoding chymotrypsin-2-like — MITSTVLMCTLLLAKNIWGAEVPLQLDDNYVNRVVGGQEAAEGSVPYQVSLQLKGFGHNCGGAIISDRWILTAGHCVEYQSTEKLTVLVGTNSLKEGGQQYAIDKFITHKYHDVPQFANDIALVRLKEKLQFSETVQPIQYWEKEVDEGREVTLTGWGRTSAGGPIPTKLQTIQLKTLSNDQCSNLSVGSNVDIGHICTLTHTGEGACNGDSGGPLTLDGKLIGLVNFGVPCAKGYPDAYARVSYYHEWIRTNIAENP; from the exons ATGATAACATCAACCGTTTTAATGTGTACGCTTCTGTTGGCGAAGAACATTTGGGGAGCAGAAGTGCCGCTGCAGCTGGATGATAACTACGTTAATCGTGTTGTCGGTGGCCAGGAGGCCGCTGAAGGATCTGTCCCATATCAGGTGTCTCTGCAGTTGAAAGGATTTGGCCACAACTGTGGTGGAGCAATCATTTCGGATCGATGGATTCTAACAGCCGGCCATTGCGTTGAATA TCAATCAACGGAAAAGCTGACTGTTCTAGTCGGTACAAATAGTCTCAAAGAAGGTGGACAACAATACGCCATTGACAAGTTCATCACCCACAAGTATCACGATGTTCCGCAGTTCGCCAACGATATTGCCCTGGTTCGATTGAAGGAAAAATTGCAGTTTTCGGAAACGGTTCAGCCAATCCAATACTGGGAAAAGGAAGTCGACGAAGGAAGGGAGGTCACTTTGACCGGATGGGGACGAACCTCAGCCGGAGGACCAATTCCGACGAAACTTCAGACCATTCAGCTGAAAACTCTTTCCAACGATCAGTGCTCAAACTTATCCGTTGGCTCCAACGTTGATATCGGGCACATTTGTACGCTTACTCATACGGGTGAAGGCGCTTGTAAT GGTGACTCCGGTGGTCCACTGACGCTGGACGGAAAACTGATTGGGCTGGTCAATTTCGGTGTTCCCTGTGCCAAAGGTTATCCGGATGCTTACGCACGAGTTTCATACTACCACGAATGGATTCGGACAAATATTGCGGAAAATCCATAG